AATTCGATAACGCTACCAGAGATGGAATTACAACTCCGGctgctaaggggttaaactccatatgtgaacagtttcaatttgaaacgcTGCACACACAAACTTCAGGCaccgtgaccacttcaaatcaatggGGTCATATGTGCTTGTAGCAACCCTTTAATGACAAATTGTcagcttttttttctcttactgtAGTAAGTTGGGCAGCAGAGGCAAATATGTAACAAATGTACCAACACAAAGGTAAGCTTGATAAGCCACATTAaacccactgacaggtgaagggaAGAACATTGACCATGTCGTTACCATGGCTCCTGTCATGGGGTAGGATATATTAggcaacaagtgaacagtcaCTTTCTTgactttcatgtgttggaagcgggAAAATGGGCAAACGAAAAgatcagagtgactctgacaagggccacatagtgatggctagaggactgggtcagagcatctccaaacggcagagctactgtagctcaaattgctgtaaAACTTAATGCTGACCACGATAGAAAGGTGTCACGACACACAGTGTATCACAGTTTGCCAAGTATGGGGCTGTGTTGcccagaccggtcagagtgcccatgataacCCCTGTCCAACGCTAAAAGTGCCTTCAATgtggatgtgagcatcagaactggaccattggGCACTGGTAGAAGGTTGTCTGGTCTAatgatttacattttatttgagatCATGTGGATGGtcaggtgtgtgtgtattgtttacctggggaaaagATGGCAGCAGGGTTATGCTCTGCTGGCATTTATCtgtatgttactttgacacgttccacctacctagagattgttagagatcacgtacaccccttcatggcaatggtactAGGCAGtgcgggggtggggtggggggaggtggctacaggatattaggcaggtggttttaatgttgtggctgatcaatgcaTGTCACGGTACTTCTGAAATGATCTGAAAGTGCGCCTTCACACAGCATCATGGGACAGATATCTTCCCTGTGGAGGTTGTCCAGTTgttaaacaaattattattatttttttcaagcaTAGAATATTTCTGAAATTCCAATAAAAAGCTACAAAGCAGAAAACATGTGCCGAGCTTCAAACAGGGAGAGACTTACCGTAGTGAGACATCTTGTTGGTCAGTGAATTCTTCTCCTTTTCCAGAGATATCCTATATATAGtatagagaaaaggaaaataaaatcaaaCCAGGAGTTAGTCTACATCCAGTTAAAGCCAAACATTTCAGTAACAGTGAATATAATAAgccttttcttaaaggaacacaaacatgtttttctaaccctatagtgttaaaagcacCCTTAATTTGGCCGGGCCCCCACTTTGCCCCCTTAAAAGGTAAGAAATATTTCCAGTGCCGAGTGGGTCCGCAGGCTCTGGCCCCCTATCCACGTCCTTGTTTAAATCACCAGAATTTATGATTTACCCATAGGGTAGGGTAAGCTGTCGTTTGGCATATCACACCTCctcattgaaccaatgcatctctatgaggaaagttcagtgtctgcatgcagtggacggagacactgaatgtcagtcacactgtgcagcactgccccaggaagcacctctagcagccatctgaggagtggccagtggagatatcactaggctgtaatgtaaacactgcattttctctgaaacaaactgtgtttactgcaaaaagcctgaagggaatgattctactcaccagaacaaatgcaaaaagctgtagttgtgttggtgactatagtgtccctttaatgttacttTGTGCATGTaaccaatattaaccccttatttGCCAGCATCACAATATGCTCCCAAATCTACACATCCCTCCAGGGCTAAAGGAGTGGATCAATATATCTGCTAATATGATCAAAGAATAAATTGCGATGGTGTATAGACCATCACTGGTTCTCAAAGAGTcagtaagcaccataaccactatgcctCATTGCACAGTTTATACAGTGAGAATGCCCAGCGCCAGATCTCAGCTGAGAATCCGAGGCGGATTCCAATCGCTCTGTGTGATGGGTGGAAGTGTTACTTTGGGATGTGGGGTGTAGGGGAGAATATCAGAATGAGAGGCTCCTAACAGGTGGGATTTCTTCCTGGTGATCGAGTGTCTGTCTTGATGTGTAACTGCTGTAAGATTTTAAAACAGTataatttttaaaactttttaatattatatttttgctaGCGTAATGTTCTAATGTGTGAGCTACATAATTCATTAAATGGCGTATGGTGTCATTTTATATTGTTTCCCTGTAACAGGTTAATACAATAACCATGCACCCTGGAAGCGGAGTAATTAACCCCTTCTTTGAGATAACGAAAGGTATGTATTTCACTCAGTCTCACCGTCCTTCCACTGTGAGCTCGAGCTTGCGCAGTTTAAAGTCCAGATCTTCAAGGTTATTTCTGCAGGACGCCAGTTTCTCCTCCATGTTGTCAATCTGCACACAGGACACAGTGTATGGATCACGATTATTAATATGTAAGACCCCATCGCTTCCACTGTACCCCGCACTGCTCCCCAGCATGACCCAGCACCGCTCCCCAGCATGACCCAGCACCGCTCCCCAGCATGACCCAGCACCGCTCCCCAGCATGACCCAGCACCGCTCCCCAGCATGACCCAGCACCGCTCCCCAGCATGACCCAGCACCGCTCCCCAGCATGACCCAGCACCGCTCCCCAGCTAGATCCCAGCACCGCTCCCCAGCTAGATCCCAGCCACGCTCCCCAGCTAGACC
This region of Pelobates fuscus isolate aPelFus1 chromosome 2, aPelFus1.pri, whole genome shotgun sequence genomic DNA includes:
- the CCDC167 gene encoding coiled-coil domain-containing protein 167, which encodes MARKRKDKLSVAKEIDNMEEKLASCRNNLEDLDFKLRKLELTVEGRISLEKEKNSLTNKMSHYEKELKSLRHENRRNMMVSVAIFLLIALGYYCWTM